TTTCATGCCTATAAAGTAGTTCTCTGACTGGATGATATATTCTTATGTAGCTTTCTCTGATTATGGTTTTGGAGAATAGCATGTAATATCTCCCACTCCAGTGAACATCTTCTTTTGGGCATTATAGGTAAATATCTACCATGTGAAAAGTGCTTTCCGCTTTGAAATATGTCAAGTCCTTGGTATTTGGTAAATTCCCTAGCTGAGCACAGAGTCTTATCCACttctcattttaatataatggaAAGCTTTAGTGTTTAAGTTACTGTGAAAAAGCATCATTTGTATCTTATTTTCCATGATTCAAATGCTTGACTGGGTTGTGTAATCTGTGTATTCaggatgagattgtttttgCCAACAGGGACAACCAGGATCTACAATGCTTAAAATAAAGTCTGTGCTGAAGTTAACTGACTCTTCTGTTTCCTTGGTGTTGTTTAATCAAATTCTATGTGATTGCTATGTGTTGGCCAATAAATCATGTTGCATTTGTCATGTGTTCACAGATAGCTTCTTAACTCTAGCTTAACTGAAACTGAAAAGGAAGAGCATTGAGTGTCGGTTGACTGAATGCAATTGGCATGTAACTAATATAGTTTATCTTCCTAGATTGTTTGATGAGACTATCTTGTATTGAAATTTCCTATAATCAGTTGTCCATAATTTTATGGCAAAAAGTCATCATAACCCAACTTTAGAACCAGAATTGCTTCTACATATTTACTATTCTTCTATCTTGACTGCTCATATGCACCATTGGAGGTTTCTCTTTTGCTGAGGACATTTACAAGCACATAGCGATTCCACAGTTATTAggatttcattttaataaaagcaAAGCCACCTAGAGGTTGCACCTTCACAGAATGGAATATCCCTGCTGAACTCACTGTGGTTTCTTCTAGCCACTCACTTTAGTTAGCCTATGAGTCCCAAATAATCTAACTTTAATTCTGGTCTGAGTTGAGGATAATAACATATGGGTCTTTTCATTCTAAGCATGGCATATGATAGGTTCTCTCTCACCCCCCTGTCATTATGTTTGTTGTTGAATACAGATAAGCCCCTATTTTTTTCCTCTGCAAAGAGAGGGTATGGCAGACTCTTTCTAATTTACTCAATTCCCTGTACTATGATCTGCATACAGATAGACAGCCATATAAAACGACTTGATGAGGATCTGAACAACTTTGCAGAAGATTTGAAGCATGGTACAACAAATGGATCGCAAATCATTATACTTTATTTTATCTCTTGCAACTCTAATCCTAGCACAGCACTCTATTTAGTGgcttaattatttttcctttttgtcttGTATTCAGAGGGAAAACTATCACCAGATGAGCCAGTAATTCTTCCTCCACTGCCTTTAATAGTCCCTAAAATTGAGAAACGCAGGAACCTTTATGGAACACCTCAATCAAAAAGGATTGATTTCAGGGATCGGGATTGGGACAGAGAACGTGATAGGGATTTTGAGCTCATGCCTCCTCCAGGAAGCCATAAAAAGGATTTCACTGTTCCTGTTGAAGCTGAGCAACCCATTGATCCGAATGAACCTACCTACTGTGTCTGCCATCAGGTTTAACTTTTTGTTTAATGCTATATCAGTTTCAAATTCAACTCTTTCTTCTGCAGAGTTGCTTTACGTTTGCTTGAAGTACGACAAAAACTCTTCTACATCACTAAACTTCTGTGATGGTTGTGGTCATTTAGGTGTCCTTTGGAGATATGATTGCTTGTGATAACGAGAATGTAAGTACTTCCTCCTTTGCTCTCTGCATGTTGGTGCTGGTCTTCTTGATCAAAGTTCATTACTTTGGTTCCTTGTCTATAGTTCCTTGTCATAACAAGTTAAATTTTTgtgaatattttgataaaattccaAGACAAGATTTGTGAAGTTAACATGGTAAATTtatatggaaaaaataataagaatttagAATCCTGAAGTATCATACCATCTCTAGTCTTTCATCAATTTGATTTCAGCAGAATAATATTAATAGCTAGTTGTTTCTATTCCGAACGTGTCACCTTTTTGGAGAACTCCTGTGCAAGTACTCGCTCACTTGTTTTTCTGCTTACAGTGCCAAGGAGGTGAATGGTTCCATTATTCATGTGTTGGGCTGACACCAGAGACAAGATTCAAGGGGAAGTGGTACTGTCCAACCTGCAGGAATCTACCCCAATTTCAATGGTAGATTGTATTCAAAATTATAGTTTCCTTATTTGTATCATCAATTTTCATTAGCAACAAAGCATCGCAACTGCGCAGGTCTTGTAACAAAGGAGGATTCTCATGAGTTCCTCTTTCCCCCCAGCCCCAACACCAATCCTTCCACCGTTTCCTCTTTTCTTTGCAGGACCAGAAAAGGAAACAGATGTGTACATATCCACAACCAGGCCACATGAGAATCCATTATGCATATATTGCCATCTCAGCAAGTGAGAAGTCCTCTGGCTGAGCTGACAAAGTAAGTTCTATCCAAGAGTGGGGGAGTCTCTTCTTAAGTTCAAAGCCTGCCTCCCATTCTTGTTGCTCTTTCTTCCTTAATGGCGAGGTTAGTCTCCAATTCTAAATTTTCAACGCCTAAATCCTTTGGCTGTTGAGAGAATTAGCCTTGATACACAAAAGCTAACCTGAAAATAGCTCAACTGGtaaaaccaaaatatataaataaatgccCTAAATCCCATGGTATTCAAATGTGTTCATCAAGGTATTTGTTCATCAAAAGTGTGTTACATGTGGTGGAAATCCAATTCTTTACCTTGGTGAATCTTCAACATAATGCAGAATAAAAGCAGCAAATGCTACCTTCTTGGACATCCAACAATTTAAAGAACTTAATCTTGGGCTCTTTGGACTTTGACACGCAGGCCGAACCTTGACTCATGCCTGGTTTCTCATGCTAAAGGCCCAATTTAAAATGGTATTGTGATCACTAGGCTGGATTCCTTTAGATGCTATTTTGAATAAGATGATTGACTCGGAATGGTGGCGTTGtaagaacaaatatttttttatataaaaattaattttattttatttttaatattagtatattaaaataatttgaaaatattaaaaaatatatttaaaatatatatatatatatataatataaatttttttttttaaaaaaagacatggtTTGAATAGTTTCCAAATGGGCTCTTGGCCACGGATGAAATTGGGGGAAATCGTATAAAACTTTTGATGCCCAAAAGTAAGAGCTGAAAATTGGAAATCTGAGTTGATGGTCGAAACTAGCCTCATACAGACAATTCAAACtcccattaaaatattttaaaaaaattttatatttattttaaacattaatatacaaaacaatttacaaaacattagataaaaaaaaaaaaaaaaaacgttacaatgtttatgtttttgcacGGACACCAATGCATATGCTTGTAGCACTAAGTAGCTTTTAATGAATGAAGTTCCAACAATAGTTTAAACTCGGCCGGTTCAAAGCTTGGATTTTAAGTTTTGATCGAATTACTGAAtcattcagtttatttttttaaaattaaaatgatattattttggtaaaaaaaaaaaattaataagttgcAACCAGGTTTTTGACATGGTCTTACCGGGTTAACTTGGTCGTCGAGTCatcctggattttttttttctatttttcttaacCCGATGGTTTTAACCCTGGATCGGCTAAGCCCCGGGTCGACCCGTCAGAccaggtttcaaaactatggtccTAACATCTCTCGTAGGGATTATGATCATGCTACATTAGAAGTCATTTCTCTTtattcactaaaaaattatttatttttgtattttaaaaatgtttttgaaataatttaaatttttattttaaattaattatttttattttagtgtttttatatctttttaattatttttatttcaacaaaaaacaGTTTCAAAAGCAATAGCTAGCATGATACCAAATATGCTCTAaatattaattgatgatttGCAATAACAAATGCTAAGGGAagtgttaatattaattatagttGTTAGATATATCCGAGAATTATTggattatcatattaattagttttattaaaatgatattgtttttttaatttttttaatataaacccaactaaatttgaaaagatttatgtgtttttctattatttttttttttccattctgaATGCTTTATTACATGTTAAACTCATTTTTAATGAAGGTGtatctcaatttatttatttatttttgtatcttttacAATGGaaccatattattaaataatttttttcaaaaacagaaataaataaaagtaatatttgCAAGTTTAGCTTATGACATCTTCATGAATAAATGCAAGATACTtcgattttgttttcctttatttctttatatctCGTATTCTCCACACTTTTTATCCTCACCATCAAAGGATTGGCCGTCGAGTGTATTTATAGGTATAAAGGAAAAGTAGTTG
This genomic stretch from Populus alba chromosome 19, ASM523922v2, whole genome shotgun sequence harbors:
- the LOC118056731 gene encoding PHD finger protein ING2 isoform X2 — encoded protein: MAIARTGVYVDDYLEYANTLPAELQRLLNTIRELDERSQSMINQTRQQTNYCLGLASQSSKKGIGSIYNCYNTNNREEDDTVEKMRKDIEANQDNALILCTEKVLLARQAYELIDSHIKRLDEDLNNFAEDLKHEGKLSPDEPVILPPLPLIVPKIEKRRNLYGTPQSKRIDFRDRDWDRERDRDFELMPPPGSHKKDFTVPVEAEQPIDPNEPTYCVCHQVSFGDMIACDNENCQGGEWFHYSCVGLTPETRFKGKWYCPTCRNLPQFQWSCNKGGFS
- the LOC118056731 gene encoding PHD finger protein ING2 isoform X3; translation: MGLFILSMAYDRFSLTPLSLCLLLNTDKPLFFSSAKRGYGRLFLIYSIPCTMICIQIDSHIKRLDEDLNNFAEDLKHEGKLSPDEPVILPPLPLIVPKIEKRRNLYGTPQSKRIDFRDRDWDRERDRDFELMPPPGSHKKDFTVPVEAEQPIDPNEPTYCVCHQVSFGDMIACDNENCQGGEWFHYSCVGLTPETRFKGKWYCPTCRNLPQFQWTRKGNRCVHIHNQAT
- the LOC118056731 gene encoding PHD finger protein ING2 isoform X1, translated to MAIARTGVYVDDYLEYANTLPAELQRLLNTIRELDERSQSMINQTRQQTNYCLGLASQSSKKGIGSIYNCYNTNNREEDDTVEKMRKDIEANQDNALILCTEKVLLARQAYELIDSHIKRLDEDLNNFAEDLKHEGKLSPDEPVILPPLPLIVPKIEKRRNLYGTPQSKRIDFRDRDWDRERDRDFELMPPPGSHKKDFTVPVEAEQPIDPNEPTYCVCHQVSFGDMIACDNENCQGGEWFHYSCVGLTPETRFKGKWYCPTCRNLPQFQWTRKGNRCVHIHNQAT